Proteins from a genomic interval of Sphingobacterium sp. SYP-B4668:
- the glpK gene encoding glycerol kinase GlpK: protein MENKEFIVALDQGTTSSRAIIFNKSGEIECVAQKEFKQHYPQSGWVEHDPQDIWSTQISVLAEALSKSKINSSKIKAIGITNQRETTVIWDRKTGAPIYNAIVWQDRRTADYCRKIAEQGHSALIQEKTGLLIDAYFSASKINWILDNVKGARKKAENGELAFGTIDSWLIWNLTNGQTHVTDVTNASRTMIYNIQKMEWDQELLTIFDIPKSLLPEVKSSSEVYAETSLDILSNNIPIAGIAGDQQAALFGQMCTSKGMVKNTYGTGCFMLMNIGQKPVFSTNKLVTTVAWQIGKETTYALEGSIFIGGAIVQWLRDELGIIKSSSDVEKLARSVADTNGVYLVPAFAGLGAPIWNPDARGTLVGLSRGANSAHIARAALESIAFQTLDILKAMESDAKLSIKELRVDGGATQNNFLMQFQSDILGSTTIRPQITETTALGAAYLAGLAVGFWKDIEEISKQWKEDKTFRPDKQVDTKTLIHEWHRAVKTALFWAENK from the coding sequence ATGGAGAACAAAGAATTTATAGTCGCCCTTGATCAAGGAACAACCAGTTCAAGAGCCATCATATTTAACAAATCGGGGGAAATTGAATGTGTTGCGCAAAAAGAATTCAAACAACACTACCCACAGTCGGGATGGGTGGAGCATGATCCACAAGATATTTGGTCTACACAAATCTCGGTGCTAGCCGAAGCGCTGTCCAAATCCAAAATCAATTCGTCCAAAATTAAAGCAATCGGTATCACCAATCAGCGTGAGACCACTGTTATCTGGGATCGAAAAACAGGAGCTCCTATCTACAACGCTATTGTTTGGCAAGACAGACGAACAGCTGATTACTGTCGTAAAATAGCTGAACAAGGACACTCGGCCCTTATCCAAGAAAAAACAGGCTTGTTGATCGATGCCTATTTTTCAGCTTCTAAGATAAATTGGATTCTGGACAATGTTAAGGGGGCCCGCAAGAAAGCAGAAAATGGAGAATTAGCATTTGGAACGATAGACAGTTGGTTGATTTGGAACCTAACCAATGGACAGACACACGTAACAGATGTCACCAATGCCTCCCGCACCATGATCTATAACATCCAGAAGATGGAGTGGGATCAGGAATTGTTGACTATTTTTGACATCCCCAAATCGTTATTACCAGAAGTAAAAAGCTCTTCCGAAGTCTATGCAGAGACCTCACTAGACATCCTTTCCAATAACATTCCGATTGCAGGTATCGCCGGGGATCAACAAGCAGCACTATTTGGGCAGATGTGTACCAGCAAAGGAATGGTCAAGAATACATATGGCACCGGTTGCTTCATGCTTATGAATATCGGCCAAAAACCAGTATTTTCGACCAATAAGCTCGTAACTACCGTAGCTTGGCAAATAGGTAAAGAAACCACCTATGCACTAGAAGGAAGTATCTTCATCGGTGGTGCCATTGTCCAGTGGCTTCGAGACGAATTAGGCATTATCAAGTCATCGTCAGACGTAGAAAAATTAGCCCGCTCCGTAGCAGATACCAATGGGGTATATCTCGTCCCTGCCTTTGCTGGCCTCGGGGCTCCAATCTGGAATCCAGACGCACGCGGCACATTAGTGGGCCTATCCAGAGGCGCAAACTCAGCGCATATCGCTCGAGCTGCCTTGGAAAGCATCGCCTTCCAAACGCTTGACATACTTAAAGCAATGGAATCCGACGCCAAGCTATCCATTAAAGAACTTCGTGTAGATGGCGGTGCTACCCAAAACAACTTTTTAATGCAGTTCCAGTCGGACATCCTCGGTAGTACCACCATCAGACCGCAAATCACTGAGACTACTGCATTGGGTGCGGCCTATCTTGCTGGCCTTGCTGTCGGCTTTTGGAAAGATATTGAAGAAATTTCCAAACAATGGAAAGAAGACAAGACCTTCCGTCCAGATAAGCAAGTCGATACGAAGACGCTGATACATGAGTGGCACAGAGCAGTTAAGACCGCACTATTCTGGGCAGAGAACAAATAA
- a CDS encoding Gfo/Idh/MocA family oxidoreductase, with the protein MKEQNNSRREFIKKSVIGAAAFTIVPRFVLGGQGFLAPSDHLTKGVIGVGGMGRGHFEYAGTKTVAICDVDTRHLALAQKALGGGVKEYHDFRDLAKAPDVDIVHIATPPHWHGLMAVEAARSGKDIWCEKPMTRTIGEGLKVKEAVKQHGNMFRLNTWFRFKDNFYGMNVPVSKIKRLVDTGMMGWPLKVTISKHTGFDWKFFWIGKEDLPVEKVPSELDYDMWLGPAPYKPYSTHRVHTTFRGYWDYDGGGLGDMGQHYLDPVQYFLGKDEESPVSVEVDAPQQHSDAVGTWRRVVYTYADGCQIILDGEGKDEGVAYIEGPKGKLYKGFVSDIPDMERKLAQYPEPAPQMTDFLESVRTRQKFALNEENGFRSCTLVNMGLIALRLNRSLKFDSVKQVFINDEGANRLIHQPMRGPWTI; encoded by the coding sequence ATGAAAGAACAAAACAATTCAAGACGTGAGTTTATCAAGAAGTCAGTTATAGGGGCTGCCGCTTTTACAATTGTACCACGTTTTGTGTTAGGGGGGCAAGGTTTCCTAGCTCCTAGTGATCACCTAACAAAAGGAGTAATCGGTGTAGGCGGAATGGGGAGAGGACATTTTGAGTACGCGGGCACCAAGACCGTTGCAATCTGTGACGTGGACACGCGCCATTTAGCACTCGCGCAAAAAGCGCTGGGCGGAGGTGTGAAGGAATACCACGACTTTAGGGATTTAGCAAAGGCTCCAGATGTAGATATCGTGCATATCGCAACTCCACCACATTGGCATGGTTTGATGGCTGTAGAAGCAGCCCGCTCAGGCAAAGATATCTGGTGCGAGAAGCCTATGACACGAACTATAGGTGAAGGTTTGAAGGTTAAAGAGGCTGTAAAGCAGCATGGTAACATGTTTAGGTTGAATACGTGGTTTAGATTTAAAGATAACTTCTACGGTATGAATGTACCGGTCTCAAAAATTAAGAGATTGGTGGATACTGGTATGATGGGGTGGCCTTTGAAGGTGACTATTAGCAAGCATACTGGATTTGACTGGAAATTTTTCTGGATTGGTAAAGAAGATTTGCCAGTGGAGAAAGTTCCTTCGGAATTGGATTATGACATGTGGTTGGGTCCAGCTCCATACAAGCCGTATAGTACGCATCGTGTGCACACTACTTTTAGAGGATATTGGGATTATGATGGTGGTGGACTTGGAGATATGGGACAGCATTATCTTGATCCGGTTCAGTATTTCTTAGGTAAAGATGAGGAGAGTCCGGTGTCTGTTGAAGTGGATGCTCCTCAACAGCATAGTGATGCCGTTGGGACTTGGAGACGTGTTGTATATACCTATGCTGATGGATGTCAGATTATTTTGGATGGCGAAGGTAAAGATGAGGGAGTCGCTTATATTGAAGGACCTAAAGGAAAGCTTTATAAGGGGTTTGTTTCGGATATCCCAGATATGGAAAGAAAATTGGCACAATATCCAGAGCCAGCACCACAGATGACGGACTTTTTAGAGTCTGTTAGAACAAGACAGAAATTTGCATTGAATGAAGAAAATGGTTTCCGTTCTTGTACTTTAGTCAACATGGGGCTTATAGCATTAAGATTGAACAGATCGTTGAAGTTTGATTCGGTCAAGCAGGTATTTATAAATGATGAGGGAGCTAATCGTTTGATTCATCAACCGATGAGAGGTCCTTGGACAATTTAA
- the agaR gene encoding transcriptional repressor AgaR: MNSVERHHFILDKLKQNGNITVSEICEELGVSTVTIRKDLKFLEDSSLLFRVHGGATCQNPYTTDRTVFEKEKLHADEKTRIGRAAAKFVEPNDSIIIASGTTMQSLAKEIDPQGQLTVVTSALNVAHQLIQHQNVEIIQLGGTLRKTSTSVTGAYAEMILKDFFCSKLFLGVDGIDLDFGITTTNANEARLNRAMIASAQKVIVLADSSKFGRKSFGKISEMNQIDVLVTDQDVNPRLVERLESLGIKVIIV; encoded by the coding sequence ATGAACAGCGTCGAAAGGCATCATTTTATCCTGGATAAGCTCAAGCAGAACGGGAATATCACTGTTTCGGAAATATGTGAAGAGCTGGGTGTATCCACTGTCACGATTCGAAAAGATTTAAAATTTTTGGAAGATAGTTCTTTACTTTTTAGGGTGCACGGGGGTGCAACCTGCCAAAATCCGTATACCACGGACCGTACGGTATTCGAGAAGGAAAAGCTGCATGCGGATGAAAAGACGAGAATTGGGCGTGCGGCTGCAAAGTTTGTCGAGCCCAATGATTCTATTATAATAGCCTCGGGTACTACCATGCAATCATTGGCGAAAGAGATAGACCCTCAGGGGCAGCTTACGGTGGTCACGTCTGCTTTGAATGTTGCTCATCAATTGATTCAGCATCAGAATGTTGAAATTATTCAACTAGGGGGTACATTGCGAAAAACATCGACTTCAGTCACTGGAGCCTACGCGGAGATGATTCTTAAAGATTTTTTTTGCTCGAAGTTGTTTTTAGGAGTCGACGGTATAGACTTGGACTTTGGAATTACGACGACCAATGCCAATGAAGCACGGTTAAATAGAGCAATGATTGCATCGGCTCAAAAGGTAATTGTACTGGCTGATTCTAGTAAGTTCGGACGTAAAAGCTTCGGTAAAATTTCAGAGATGAACCAAATAGATGTACTGGTAACGGACCAAGACGTAAATCCTAGACTTGTGGAGAGATTAGAATCTTTGGGGATAAAAGTTATCATCGTTTAA
- a CDS encoding glycerol-3-phosphate dehydrogenase/oxidase → MKFDRNTSIQSLSQTEHWDIAIIGGGATGLGIAVDAASRGFKTILLEKYDFAKATSSRSTKLVHGGVRYLANGDVKLVFSALRERGLIFKNAPHVARTQSFIIPCYSFFSRVKYLVGLKLYDWMAGSLRIGKSISLNKAEVIDRLPTVKKSKLQGGIQYYDGQFDDARLALNLGQTAAEHGATVLNYADVTQIHKDQMGKVSGLTFIDQETGISHQIKARAIINATGIFVDDILKMEEPKHKNLVRPSQGTHIVIDKKFLGNTDALMIPETSDGRVLFGVPWHDHVLLGTTDTPLDLHQIEPRPLEEEIKFILDTAHAYMETAPSRADVLSVFAGLRPLAAPQDNDTNSTKEISRDHKLISNASGLVTITGGKWTTYRKMAEQTVDLAIKIANLPAEPCVTTDLRIHGYVHNQEQGHWKFYGSDVEGIRELAARIPALAAPLHSKFAHIGAEVVWAVEHEMARTVEDVLARRMRILFLDARASLEMAPTVAKLMAETLHQDQQWIDNQLLAYEQLTLNYILK, encoded by the coding sequence ATGAAGTTTGACAGAAATACAAGCATTCAATCCCTTTCTCAGACCGAGCATTGGGACATTGCCATTATAGGAGGCGGTGCTACCGGACTTGGGATAGCAGTGGATGCGGCTTCGAGAGGATTTAAGACCATCCTTCTCGAAAAATACGACTTTGCAAAAGCAACTTCGAGTCGCAGCACCAAACTCGTCCATGGAGGAGTTCGGTATTTGGCCAATGGAGATGTCAAACTTGTCTTCTCCGCATTGCGTGAACGCGGATTAATATTCAAAAATGCTCCACATGTAGCGCGTACACAAAGCTTCATCATTCCCTGCTATTCATTTTTCAGTCGTGTTAAATATCTGGTTGGACTCAAATTATATGATTGGATGGCTGGAAGCCTACGTATTGGCAAGTCAATCTCCTTAAATAAAGCAGAAGTAATTGACCGATTGCCTACTGTGAAAAAGTCCAAACTACAGGGGGGGATACAATACTATGATGGACAGTTTGATGACGCCCGATTGGCTCTGAATTTAGGACAAACAGCAGCCGAACATGGAGCGACTGTACTCAACTACGCCGATGTTACACAAATACACAAAGATCAAATGGGCAAAGTCTCGGGTTTGACATTTATAGATCAAGAGACGGGTATATCACACCAGATTAAAGCGCGCGCTATTATCAATGCGACGGGAATATTCGTAGACGACATCCTCAAAATGGAGGAACCTAAGCACAAAAACTTAGTGAGACCCAGTCAAGGAACCCATATTGTTATCGATAAGAAGTTTTTAGGCAACACCGATGCCCTTATGATTCCCGAAACAAGTGATGGCCGTGTTCTCTTTGGTGTGCCTTGGCATGACCATGTCTTGTTGGGCACTACCGACACCCCTTTGGACCTACACCAGATTGAGCCACGACCGCTTGAGGAGGAGATAAAATTTATTTTGGACACTGCGCATGCATATATGGAGACTGCTCCATCGCGCGCAGACGTATTGAGTGTATTCGCAGGTCTCCGGCCTTTAGCCGCCCCACAAGATAATGACACCAATAGCACCAAAGAGATATCAAGAGATCATAAGCTCATCAGTAATGCTTCCGGGTTAGTTACCATTACCGGTGGCAAATGGACCACTTATCGTAAAATGGCTGAGCAGACCGTAGATTTAGCTATCAAAATCGCTAACTTGCCTGCTGAACCATGTGTCACCACAGATTTAAGAATACACGGCTATGTACATAACCAAGAGCAGGGACATTGGAAATTTTATGGTAGCGATGTCGAAGGGATCCGTGAACTTGCAGCCCGTATACCTGCTTTAGCTGCCCCCCTGCATTCTAAATTTGCACATATAGGTGCTGAGGTAGTCTGGGCTGTGGAACACGAAATGGCTCGCACGGTAGAAGATGTATTGGCCCGCCGAATGCGCATCTTGTTCCTAGACGCTCGAGCATCCTTGGAAATGGCACCGACTGTGGCCAAGTTGATGGCAGAGACCCTTCATCAAGATCAACAGTGGATCGACAACCAACTATTGGCATACGAACAACTTACTCTAAATTATATATTAAAATAA
- a CDS encoding DUF1080 domain-containing protein → MKKTFNLLTALFILQVAAHAQLPSNRTSATKIADVLAQQPAEENEKFAAAMKELENFSPDDIVELVTKLQPQGGNNAKIEYATNSYAFYVTQAGMDAKRESYAKGLLVALDKLADKDNKGYVIKLLQQVGKNESVSSISKYLTDDYLVGKASRALVAINTNDAKSALVQALNGADSDVKKTAIVTALGDLKVAEGEAKILELIKNTNAPKFQKAAFTALSKIGGEQSAPAFLNQVELVKYKYEANDIAGLAADYAETLVDNKKSEQAQKIAEALFKGATANNAIETKIAALQILTKINPTKQKKALLAAAVSEDAAYRHVALQLIGELGDAGDTKKLIGALKKSSPGVQESILDYLALEGKDSDIKNIEKVVLKSTTGDAKIAGLQALDALTKSQITPLLISQLKGADAPLVAAIQKLLLASKDANTMNIVNESLSTADTKTQIALLEVLTSRTNAGSAKAVLPLAKSADEQVRLAAYKALPTVTTDSDINDLLGLLPTSTEKETPYLQVALINAITSSNDKDAFLEKLAKNVSISASTSVSKYFPIFAGVGGSESLKAVQQHSNSDVPDLKGKAIAALASWKTAEALPALVEISRTESDAANFDVAYKGLIKLTNIGDFSAEQKALYLRDAFAIAKTDAQRNQALGSLQGTGTYQAMIFAAQYMDNAALKSSASNTAMNIALDHKEYVGEEVRAILNKVIGNLSGSESSYLKEAVVRHLAEMPNKAGFEQVFNGKDLSGWKGLVADPIKRSKMDAKTLEAEQVKADQKMREGWHVVNGELVFDGHGDNIATIKQYGDIEMLVDWKLDKNGKEGDAGVYLRGTPQVQIWDISRTNVGAQVGSGGLYNNQKHAKDPLKVADNPLGEWNTFKIKMIDDKVSVWLNGVLVTDNVPLENYWDRNQSIFPTEQIELQAHGTKVYYRDVFIKSLPRKEVFALSAQEKNDGFDMLFDGTNLDKWMPSEGYGINEEGHLIVYPNAKYGGNLYTKDEYQDVVYRFEFKLTPGANNGVGLRTPLNGDAAYQGMEIQVLDNEADVYKDLKPYQYHGSVYGVITAKRGALKPVGEWNTEEIRIQGNKIKVTVNGTVILDGDLAAASKNGTLDGKEHPGLKRTSGHIAFLGHGSEVFFRNIRVKKL, encoded by the coding sequence ATGAAAAAAACTTTTAATCTACTAACAGCTCTATTTATATTACAGGTTGCCGCGCATGCGCAGTTACCTTCTAACCGTACTTCTGCAACCAAGATTGCGGATGTATTGGCTCAACAGCCTGCCGAGGAAAACGAAAAGTTTGCGGCGGCAATGAAAGAATTGGAGAACTTCAGTCCCGATGATATCGTGGAATTGGTTACCAAACTGCAACCGCAGGGTGGCAATAATGCAAAAATCGAGTATGCAACAAATTCCTATGCATTCTATGTAACGCAAGCTGGTATGGACGCCAAAAGGGAGTCATATGCCAAAGGATTGCTTGTAGCCTTGGACAAGTTGGCTGATAAGGACAACAAGGGATATGTCATTAAACTGCTTCAACAAGTAGGAAAAAATGAATCTGTCTCTTCAATAAGCAAGTATTTAACGGATGATTATTTGGTAGGTAAAGCTTCAAGAGCACTTGTTGCCATCAATACCAATGATGCCAAATCAGCATTAGTGCAAGCCTTAAACGGTGCGGATTCGGATGTAAAGAAAACGGCTATCGTGACTGCTTTGGGCGATTTGAAAGTTGCGGAGGGAGAAGCTAAGATTCTAGAGTTGATTAAGAATACCAATGCTCCTAAATTTCAAAAAGCTGCTTTCACAGCACTTAGTAAAATTGGAGGTGAGCAGTCGGCGCCAGCTTTCTTAAATCAAGTAGAACTGGTCAAGTATAAGTACGAAGCCAATGACATAGCAGGCTTGGCCGCAGATTATGCAGAGACGCTTGTTGATAATAAGAAATCCGAGCAGGCCCAGAAGATTGCTGAAGCTCTTTTTAAAGGAGCGACCGCTAATAATGCTATCGAAACAAAGATTGCAGCCTTGCAGATTTTGACGAAAATCAATCCTACTAAACAGAAGAAAGCGCTACTAGCGGCGGCTGTTAGTGAAGACGCTGCTTATCGTCATGTCGCGCTTCAATTGATAGGAGAGCTGGGTGATGCTGGAGACACAAAAAAGCTTATCGGCGCATTGAAGAAGTCTAGTCCAGGTGTTCAAGAGAGCATACTTGATTACCTAGCGCTTGAAGGTAAAGATTCCGATATCAAGAATATAGAGAAGGTTGTTTTGAAAAGCACGACAGGCGATGCCAAGATAGCTGGATTACAGGCACTGGATGCCTTGACGAAAAGTCAGATTACACCTTTGTTGATCAGTCAATTAAAGGGGGCTGATGCTCCGTTGGTGGCCGCTATTCAAAAATTGCTATTGGCTTCTAAAGATGCCAATACTATGAATATTGTCAACGAGTCATTATCTACTGCAGATACGAAGACGCAGATCGCCTTATTGGAGGTCCTGACCAGCAGAACTAATGCAGGATCGGCTAAGGCCGTCTTACCTTTAGCAAAAAGTGCTGACGAACAGGTACGTCTAGCTGCGTACAAAGCCTTGCCTACTGTAACTACAGACAGCGATATCAATGATTTATTGGGGTTATTGCCTACTTCAACGGAGAAAGAGACGCCATACCTACAGGTTGCACTAATTAATGCAATCACCAGTAGCAACGATAAAGATGCCTTTTTGGAAAAACTTGCTAAAAATGTGTCCATTTCTGCTTCGACCTCTGTCTCTAAGTATTTCCCGATATTTGCGGGTGTGGGCGGCTCGGAGTCCCTTAAAGCGGTACAGCAGCATAGCAATTCGGATGTACCTGACCTGAAGGGCAAAGCCATTGCAGCATTGGCCTCATGGAAAACAGCCGAAGCATTGCCTGCGCTAGTGGAAATCTCCCGGACGGAAAGCGATGCAGCAAACTTTGATGTGGCTTATAAAGGTTTAATAAAACTGACGAATATTGGAGATTTCAGCGCTGAACAAAAGGCTTTGTATTTGAGAGACGCTTTTGCTATCGCTAAAACTGATGCACAACGTAATCAGGCTTTGGGTTCACTTCAGGGAACTGGCACTTATCAAGCTATGATTTTTGCAGCTCAATATATGGATAATGCTGCATTGAAATCTAGTGCTTCGAATACTGCCATGAATATAGCGCTTGATCATAAGGAGTATGTTGGTGAAGAAGTACGTGCTATTTTAAACAAAGTGATCGGCAATCTTTCGGGTAGCGAAAGCTCTTACTTAAAAGAAGCTGTCGTGCGCCACCTTGCTGAAATGCCTAACAAGGCAGGATTCGAGCAGGTATTCAACGGCAAAGATTTAAGTGGTTGGAAGGGCTTGGTTGCCGATCCAATCAAAAGGTCTAAGATGGATGCCAAAACGTTGGAAGCTGAGCAGGTGAAGGCTGATCAAAAGATGCGTGAAGGATGGCATGTTGTCAATGGCGAATTGGTATTTGATGGCCACGGAGATAATATAGCCACTATCAAACAGTATGGTGATATCGAAATGTTGGTCGATTGGAAACTGGATAAGAATGGTAAAGAGGGAGATGCAGGTGTGTATTTGAGAGGTACTCCACAAGTGCAAATTTGGGATATTTCGAGAACGAACGTTGGAGCACAAGTAGGCTCTGGCGGTTTATATAACAACCAGAAGCACGCTAAAGATCCTCTTAAAGTCGCTGATAACCCATTGGGTGAATGGAATACTTTTAAAATCAAGATGATTGATGATAAGGTTTCCGTATGGCTTAATGGCGTACTCGTTACTGATAATGTCCCGTTGGAAAATTATTGGGACCGGAATCAGTCTATATTCCCGACTGAACAAATTGAATTGCAAGCGCATGGTACAAAAGTGTATTATCGTGATGTATTTATCAAGAGCCTTCCAAGGAAAGAAGTGTTTGCACTGAGTGCACAAGAGAAGAACGACGGGTTTGATATGCTTTTTGATGGTACTAATCTAGATAAATGGATGCCTTCGGAAGGATATGGTATCAACGAGGAAGGACATTTGATCGTCTATCCGAATGCTAAATATGGAGGTAATTTATATACAAAAGATGAATATCAAGATGTGGTATATAGATTTGAGTTCAAATTAACACCTGGTGCCAATAACGGAGTAGGACTTCGCACGCCTTTGAATGGAGATGCAGCTTACCAAGGCATGGAGATTCAAGTTTTGGATAATGAGGCAGATGTGTACAAGGATTTGAAACCTTATCAGTATCATGGATCTGTATACGGTGTAATCACTGCAAAAAGAGGTGCTTTGAAGCCAGTGGGTGAATGGAATACGGAGGAAATCCGTATCCAAGGAAACAAAATCAAAGTAACGGTAAATGGTACTGTGATTCTTGATGGCGATCTTGCTGCTGCTTCCAAAAATGGAACGCTAGACGGTAAAGAACATCCAGGCTTGAAACGTACGTCTGGGCATATTGCATTTCTAGGACACGGATCGGAAGTGTTTTTCCGGAATATCCGCGTGAAGAAATTGTAA